TATTCTTGCACATTTCAGACAATCTTCATACTTTTTACAAAACTACATTTATTACTAAAGTGGTAGATTTATTATAATACCATAAATACTATATAGCATTACATATTGCTCAACTTCATGtgttgtactgtatgtgcacaacgtacaaaaatattgattatgaTGGTAACTGGGTGTATTTTTGAGGTACAGgtatttgagtattttcatGTTGAGATATTCTATACTTCTCTTCAACATTTCAGACAATCATCATACTTATCAGACCATTACATTTGTTATCGATACTATAATACTAGTTACCACGTAAATCATGATAAATAAGACATGATCAAAAGCTAAAAGATGATGCACTGTCATGGATTGAACTACATAGCAATTTATGAAGTATAGTTACAATTGACCAGTTAAAATTTAAATGGTGCTCACCATTTAAAGCATCAATAATTATAAGACATTATGATATGTGATTAAAATTTGCAGGAGTCATTCTGCAATATGAGGGATTTTACTTTTTCAAATGTTGTACTTTAACTAAACTACACATTTAGATGCGaacctgattgttttcattattgttgtcagtagtagtagtagttgttagaaatattctttattttattttatttaatttgatgtatTAACAGGTGAtggccctcctcctcctcctctgctgccatTACAGTACATGTAGTGCTTGTTGCTACCTCCAGGGGTGCTATCTTCATCCGGCTCTCCACACACGTCTTTCGCAGCGGCGCTTGTTATTCATTTTCTCCGATAATGGACGCGGGATTTTTCCGCGTAAGATCTTTAACTTTATTCCTTTCCTTTCGGTGTCTTGTGTGTTAAACTGCTTTGCCTTGTGTTGTTGGTTTAGGCCATCGATGTGCCACATGTGTTCAGGTGCAGAGCCGTACAGTCAGAAACGGTACGGTCAAGGCTTCGTCTATCAACTGGTTTCGGTCTTGGCTTTCGCCAATCGTCGCAGTTTATCTGGGAAACTCCCAGAAGAAAATGCGCGTCTCAACAACAATTAATGTTTATCAACATTCGTCCTTCTGCAACGTTGCTCTGCTTACACGCCTTAACTTTTCCAGGTTAATGCGCAGTAGGTCAAATTTGCAGGAAATAGACGAGCCAACCGTTGCTAGCTAGCTACTGCTAATTTGGCTGCCTTGGTTAAAGATGGCGCCCGGGCGGTACATCGTTTCTGTCTCCATGGGCTCGTCACGACCACTGCTTCCCTTACATTAGAAAGTATATATGGGCTTAAATGTATATTAAACAACACCGATGTGGGTTTTAATATAATCTCCTTGTGTTTGGTTAAAGTAGCCGCCAGACTttggctaacgttagcctgtCTGTGGCTAATGTTAGCCTGGATTTGAGGATTAAGTAGGCTAACTGTTAGtttagctaacattagcttacTGGTGTAAATCTCATCTGACATGAGTTTCATCACCTGAACCAACATTAGCTAATAGTTTAATTATCGATATGAAATAATGTATCAGCACAAGCATTTCAGTGTTTGATAGCCTATTTTTAACCATGTGTTTTTTGGTTTCCAGTTTAGCCTGTTTGATAGATTGTGGTTGCATGTTGGAAGCATGCGTTGAAATGTGCGTAGATATGATATTCTTAAACAAGTTAAATTAAGATGTGTTTGTTCCTCAGGGCACAAGTGCGGAGCAAGACAACCGTTTCAGCAACAAGCACAAGAAACTGCTGAAGCAGCTGAAATTTGCAGAATGTCTGGACAAGAAGGTACAAGATCATCCATGTGTTATGTTCAATGCTTTTGCGAATGTATTAGTATTTGTTCCTTCAGATGAGAACTTAATGGCATAAGATGTGTGATTTGCCAGACAACCTTGCCTTTAGACATGTGTTTTAGATTGAATGAAACTGTGAAGCACTCGGCTCCCAGAAGACCTTGGAGCATCAGGTCATTTAGTCATTGATTGTCTTCACTAACTTTATTAGGGCCCGATCACCGATAGTGCCAGTGGTAATAGATTCCTTTAGACATCAAATGAATCTATTACCACTTTGCAACATCTAAGACTTAGAtgttgcaaaggtgaaagatttatacgatctgaagagaaacaagtgtttttggcttgaacagatctattagtctgtatgtagtgatagcaccacctactggcaacaggaagtaagcctcgttttacaacttaAATTCGATTTACATTAAATTTTTCGCCGTGTGGTCTGCACTTGATGGTGTGGACCGTAATGCGTGGTTCGGCGTTGCGTTACGGatacaggaagtgaagcgtttatccttcccgcggTGCGCAAAACACACAACGCTGAGCCGTTTCGCCCGGTCCCCGACCGTCCTCCCAACCCACAGCCACATCAGGTCCAGAGTTCGCAAGTGCTTGGGCCCGCTCAGTGCTGCTTCGTAGCCCtagttcattttgttttattgtgtcgGCCTTAGGTGGACATGACCAAAGTGAACCTGGAGGTCATCAAACCCTGGATTACACAAAGAGTGACGGAGATTCTGGGGTTCGAGGATGACGTCGTCATAGAGTTCATATTTAACCAGCTTGATGAAAAGGTAATATCTacaattgtgtgtatttgtttgtttcaaaaCTGTCATAGCTTTGAGGGCATTGTTTAGTCTATAAGAAAGGATATAATCAAATGATTGCCATCCTAGTCAAATTGAAAGTGAATGGGTACAGTAACAATTGGTATCAAACTCATATTTGATGACATAATcatgttttgcttttatgtGACAAGTGCCTTTATTTAGCAGTCTTCTAATGATGAtgtgatttatgatttaaaagGCCTGAACCAATATGGATGTTATACCTTGCATCAGAAGTATAGCACCAACACCTAATTAGCTCTCTCCTGAGCCCAAAGTCACTGAGCCCAACTCTCCCTTCATGATGCAGTGTGTGGTTTGAGGTGAGTTATATGCAGGGGTCACCTATATCATGTCAGTGAAAGACATACCTGAACAATGCCATGATCATATTATCCGTAGTTATTTGTAATGCATCATTTAATTTACCAGATTAGTGTAAACGTCACAAGAATTGTATACTGGAATCAGGAATGGTTTAACAATGTGCCATAGCCAATTGTTAAGAGTAATGGATCTACTTTATATTGTTACAGAATAACTTAAACGTATCTTAACACCAAGCTGAAATGCATTGTTGTAAttgaacatttcaaatttttGGCACCTGTTGGATGAAGTGTCCTGTTGCATTTTTAACCACACATAAGTGATGTCATGAACACATCTCTCCATCACTGTATCAAGCTGAGAACGTACAACCACTGGAGGTCAGCAAAAACAAGATTTTCAGTAGATTAAGTTATTCTTTAAAAAGATGATCAAACCCTCTAACAATAGGCAACATCTCAGTTGCATGTGATCAAATGTGTAACAGACTTAAAATCTTCAGCCATAACAAACAGTACTTTCCATCTTGGTGTTAagctacattcagttttttgaCCTTGTAAAAATCCTTTTGTCAGTCGAGCTGTATTGCTGAGGCTGACTGATGTTATGTATTTCTTTTTGAAGTAAGTATGTTCTTAATCCTATAGTCAAATGGCAACTTTACTTAATAGAGATACATTATGTCGAAGAGTTAACTTTTTAAATCATACTGCCCCACTgaggttttaaatcatttggGATATCTGGTTAATGGGTAATTTCCATTGCacatatttgaaaatattaCGGGGGGGGTTAATGGAGACAGATGTGATACACACATATTATCCTCAATTGATTGATATTATCAGGCTTGGGTCCCATAGTATATTTTTGAATAACTTTAATTCTCTTGAGATGCTAAAACTTTTGTACAAAAATATGATTAACAATAATTTTGCCTTTTGCTTGCTATGACTTTTTGGGTTGGGTGAACTGTTGAAGCTAAGTTTAAAGGGTACTCTTGCATAGTAATAAGAATTTGCTAATTGAATTTGAGATTAGCGTATTTCGCAGTTATTCTTCATAATCAGTTGTTGAAATAAAACTTCGTTTTTGTTTGACTGTGTACTCATTATTGCTTGTTCGTCTCTTGCAATTTAGATAAATGATATAACATTAAGCTCAAGGTGGTTGAGTCTCAAGCAGTAGGGAGGCGGAAGCAAGCCAAGGGAGCTCCGTGCCCACTGATCCCACGGGACTCACTGAAGACACCGGAACTGTACTTGCAGTGTTGGGTTTTAATGCACTCTGTATTGTGGCTATTTGTTTAACTCCTGAAGTGAAGACTGGAATATAGTGGGTGGGTAGGGACACACAAATGTAAAGTAGTGGGCATAGCACTGAGGAAACCCAATATCTAAGTATTTTTTACGATATGGCATTTTTTATTATAGTTAATGTATCTGGGGAACAAAATCAGAACTGTGCATAACAGCAGTCTTGCATGCAATTGTTACATCATTAGATATGTCTCTCCTCAGCAAGCTCACATTCTCAGTTTGAGTTTGTGAGTAtgatttaaatcagttttattttgatagtcCAGTATTGGATCCAGGGACATTAAATATCTAGTCAGTACCATAACATGTTTTGAGTATGTTAAACTACATAGTAACAGGTTTACTTTAGTGAGGAGTAGAAGGTAGGAAGCCCCATATGGTGGGTCCTACCTCCCCCTGATTGGCGCCTTCCATCATTTCAATGCCTATATGGCTTCTTTCCCCccttcgtgtgtgtgttgcagcaccCAGATAGTAAGATGATGCAGATCAACCTGACAGGCTTCCTGAATGGGAAGAACGCCCGGGAGTTCATGAGGGACCTGTGGCCCCTGCTGTTGAGTGCCCAGGACAACATCGCTGGCATACCCTCTGCTTTTCTggaacagaagaaagaggaaattaaacagAGACAGGTAAGCTTCTCCTTGAGATAAATCCTGGCAAAATATCTGTAAGATGTAGAAAGGTCTAGTAACCCAGACAGGTAAAGAAGGTGGTGTAAATTAGTCTGTTTTAAATGGGAAGAAAGAGTCTGACTTTGGAGAAATGTTTttggaaaatgttaaaaatatagaataatatgTCCTAAACGGGGACAATAAAACTGAACATAGTGTTGGATACCACAGGTGATTATGTTTGAATACTGCTGAATGTCGTGTCTGAAAGTGACTGTTTGATCCCTCTTACTTCTGTTTTTGATAGATTGAACAGGAGAAGTTGGCTTCTCTTAAGAAGGTGGATGATGAtaagaaggaaaaggagaaagaaaacagagagagggctCAGTCAAAGAGTCCAAGAAGGTtagaaaaacgttttttttaatattgagaTTGGTGTAAAGAAGTTggatttgtgtatttatgacaGAAATGGAAATCTTTTCCTGGTTTGCCTCCTTTCTATCCAGGCGGAAGACAAGGTCACCATCACCACGACGAAGATCGCCAGTGAAGCGCGACAGGAAACCTAGCCCCTCACGCTCCCCACGTCGCAAATCCAGCCCAGTTGGTGGCACTTCTCCCCCTCCACCCCTGATGCAGCTGCCCACGAAACCTTTAGAGCAGCTTGTGGAGCCAGATACATCAGGAAGGTCAATGCCAGAAGCAGTGGTCCAAGAAGCTTCATCCACCTGGTTTGTACATTATTCCCTTTGCTTCAAATATCAAGTCTTGTCTTAATGTTGGTCTTTTTCCGTTTTTGTTTAATTAGTTGCTTAAGTCACGCTTGAGTCAGATTTCTAGGTACTGTAGTTGTTCGTACAGAGCAGCTTTGTTTTTTGGTAACAGTAATGATCTAACAGGGGAAATTTGGAATGTAAACTTTTGTCTCTGGTGTGTAGTGACACAGTTTTGGAGGTGGTGAAAGCAGACTCAGTGATGGAAGTCAAAGAACCCTCCCCTGAGAAAATtctgaagaaagaggaaagaccGCGGTCTCgggaaagagagaaggacaCCAGACGGGAAAGGCCTCATCACCGCTCCCGCTCTCATTCCCGCACTCGCAGACGACGCTCCCGTTCCAGGTAATTTCTGAAATTTATGGTATACCATATGATGTGTTATAGTCTTGTCTCTGAATGAGAACTTCAAAGTTCGAAACCATTTGCCCTCTCTAACCTTTCAGATCTTTTTCCCCTCGCCGAAGGCCGAGTCCTAGGAGGAGAATGTCTCCTCGTCGAAGGAGTCCTCCCCGACGTGGTCCCCCCAGctccagacacagacacaggcgcTCCCCAGTCCGTAGGTCAGTGTGAAAGCCTTCATGCCGGTTTGAACCCttactctttttattttagtagCATATATTGCATATTGCTACAAGGTGCTATTGTGTATATTATATCCTGACCATGCAAAAGACTTTGGACCTTAGCAACACATtggagagaaacatttttttgtgtccTGCAGGAGGCGCTCTCGCTCTGCTTCATCCTCCGGCAGCAGCTCTGCACACTCTGGCTCTCCtaaaaaagtgatgaaaagaaTATCTAGCACACCACCTCGAAAACAGCTGCAACATCGGGACACATCCATTAGCCCTGCAGGGAAGGAAAGACGCTCACCATCTCCCAGGGGGAGAAGAGGACGGGGTTCAGCTTCTCCACCCAGATCATCTGGTAAAATATTCATAATCCTCATCGTTTTCTATATTGGTTCTTAAAAATGTTGTAAGTCTTGATAAATTTGCTTTATACtgttcttttaaaatgtaaggAGTTGGAACTAGGTCATTATTTCAAATGccttaataattataataagaGAAGTATTATTATATACCAAATTTCTTGGTGCCTTGTTTTTAAGGTTTAAAGCGAAaaccaggaggaagaggggattCTCCGCCTGATAACGCCAAGGCCAGACATTCTGATGGTTCTGAGTCCGGTAAGAgatactttattttgaaaaactaGTTAAATTACTATTCAACTCctttattattaaaacaaatgaaggcCTTTCACCTCATCGTTCCCAAACTGAGGTGACTAGTCATAATGGAGACCCCAGCTAATTTTGTTTGTCAATAATGGCCACTTTTTTCTTCCCTGGCTTATAATCAGGAGGGGTTTAATAAGGATGTTTACCTGTTAAAGTGTCATTGCAACTTCAATGTGataagtgatttttttttggggggggttttgttttgtttactggCCATACTTCGTGTATTCAGTCTtattacaaaatacacaaattttAA
The sequence above is drawn from the Hippoglossus hippoglossus isolate fHipHip1 chromosome 22, fHipHip1.pri, whole genome shotgun sequence genome and encodes:
- the srrm1 gene encoding serine/arginine repetitive matrix protein 1 isoform X2, whose translation is MDAGFFRGTSAEQDNRFSNKHKKLLKQLKFAECLDKKVDMTKVNLEVIKPWITQRVTEILGFEDDVVIEFIFNQLDEKHPDSKMMQINLTGFLNGKNAREFMRDLWPLLLSAQDNIAGIPSAFLEQKKEEIKQRQIEQEKLASLKKVDDDKKEKEKENRERAQSKSPRRRKTRSPSPRRRSPVKRDRKPSPSRSPRRKSSPVGGTSPPPPLMQLPTKPLEQLVEPDTSGRSMPEAVVQEASSTCDTVLEVVKADSVMEVKEPSPEKILKKEERPRSREREKDTRRERPHHRSRSHSRTRRRRSRSRPSPRRRMSPRRRSPPRRGPPSSRHRHRRSPVRRRRSRSASSSGSSSAHSGSPKKVMKRISSTPPRKQLQHRDTSISPAGKERRSPSPRGRRGRGSASPPRSSGLKRKPGGRGDSPPDNAKARHSDGSESEEDKNDKGATADSVQQRRQYRRQNRQSSSDTGSSSSEDEGPKRPTAGPAARNGEVRRRRSRTPSPRRRHRDPSPRKRRSPSPTRRRRSPSPPRRRRSPSPPRRRSPSPPPRRRSPSPRRYSPPIQRRYSPSPLPPQKRKMSSSPAKRSSPGGKRRPSRSPKRRSSPAPRRRTPPTSSPSRHRRSPMLTSGWQSRDTRSPPAAANRLSPSPVKRGRAVRDSPSPQGCFKTSSSSPSNQRRQQSPSHGGKPIRRVSRTPEPRSNQRPSPIPQPMRRASSRSRSVSPQPAAQKRPAPASASPSPSRSASGSPPPAKKASSGSGSQSPSKNSDIDGSLKKKKKKKEKKHKKEKKHKKHKKHKKEKSGAPGAGEGQENQGVEEDGDSRKESESEVDDSLDDLEKHLREKALRSMREKGKTQISPSQMS
- the srrm1 gene encoding serine/arginine repetitive matrix protein 1 isoform X1, whose protein sequence is MDAGFFRGTSAEQDNRFSNKHKKLLKQLKFAECLDKKVDMTKVNLEVIKPWITQRVTEILGFEDDVVIEFIFNQLDEKHPDSKMMQINLTGFLNGKNAREFMRDLWPLLLSAQDNIAGIPSAFLEQKKEEIKQRQIEQEKLASLKKVDDDKKEKEKENRERAQSKSPRRRKTRSPSPRRRSPVKRDRKPSPSRSPRRKSSPVGGTSPPPPLMQLPTKPLEQLVEPDTSGRSMPEAVVQEASSTCDTVLEVVKADSVMEVKEPSPEKILKKEERPRSREREKDTRRERPHHRSRSHSRTRRRRSRSRSFSPRRRPSPRRRMSPRRRSPPRRGPPSSRHRHRRSPVRRRRSRSASSSGSSSAHSGSPKKVMKRISSTPPRKQLQHRDTSISPAGKERRSPSPRGRRGRGSASPPRSSGLKRKPGGRGDSPPDNAKARHSDGSESEEDKNDKGATADSVQQRRQYRRQNRQSSSDTGSSSSEDEGPKRPTAGPAARNGEVRRRRSRTPSPRRRHRDPSPRKRRSPSPTRRRRSPSPPRRRRSPSPPRRRSPSPPPRRRSPSPRRYSPPIQRRYSPSPLPPQKRKMSSSPAKRSSPGGKRRPSRSPKRRSSPAPRRRTPPTSSPSRHRRSPMLTSGWQSRDTRSPPAAANRLSPSPVKRGRAVRDSPSPQGCFKTSSSSPSNQRRQQSPSHGGKPIRRVSRTPEPRSNQRPSPIPQPMRRASSRSRSVSPQPAAQKRPAPASASPSPSRSASGSPPPAKKASSGSGSQSPSKNSDIDGSLKKKKKKKEKKHKKEKKHKKHKKHKKEKSGAPGAGEGQENQGVEEDGDSRKESESEVDDSLDDLEKHLREKALRSMREKGKTQISPSQMS
- the srrm1 gene encoding serine/arginine repetitive matrix protein 1 isoform X3, which encodes MDAGFFRGTSAEQDNRFSNKHKKLLKQLKFAECLDKKVDMTKVNLEVIKPWITQRVTEILGFEDDVVIEFIFNQLDEKHPDSKMMQINLTGFLNGKNAREFMRDLWPLLLSAQDNIAGIPSAFLEQKKEEIKQRQIEQEKLASLKKVDDDKKEKEKENRERAQSKSPRRRKTRSPSPRRRSPVKRDRKPSPSRSPRRKSSPVGGTSPPPPLMQLPTKPLEQLVEPDTSGRSMPEAVVQEASSTCDTVLEVVKADSVMEVKEPSPEKILKKEERPRSREREKDTRRERPHHRSRSHSRTRRRRSRSRSFSPRRRPSPRRRMSPRRRSPPRRGPPSSRHRHRRSPVRRRRSRSASSSGSSSAHSGSPKKVMKRISSTPPRKQLQHRDTSISPAGKERRSPSPRGRRGRGSASPPRSSGLKRKPGGRGDSPPDNAKARHSDGSESEEDKNDKGATADSVQQRRQYRRQNRQSSSDTGSSSSEDEGPKRPTAGPAARNGEVRRRRSRTPSPRRRHRDPSPRKRRSPSPTRRRRSPSPPRRRRSPSPPRRRSPSPPPRRRSPSPRRYSPPIQRRYSPSPLPPQKRKMSSSPAKRSSPGGKRRPSRSPKRRSSPAPRRRTPPTSSPSRHRRSPMLTSGWQSRDTRSPPAAANRLSPSPVKRGRAVRDSPSPQGCFKTSSSSPSNQRRQQSPSHGGKPIRRVSRTPEPRSNQRPSPIPQPMRRASSRSRSVSPQPAAQKRPAPASASPSPSRSASGSPPPAKKASSGSGSQSPSKNSDIDGSLKKKKKKKEKKHKKEKKHKKHKKHKKEKSGAPGAGEGQENQGVEEDGDSRNRRVK